One genomic segment of Kocuria rhizophila DC2201 includes these proteins:
- the priA gene encoding bifunctional 1-(5-phosphoribosyl)-5-((5-phosphoribosylamino)methylideneamino)imidazole-4-carboxamide isomerase/phosphoribosylanthranilate isomerase PriA, whose product MTENTDRRLELLPAVDVQGGQAVRLVQGEAGSETGYGDPLEAARAWQDAGAEWLHLVDLDAAFGRGDNIEVLRHVAENLDLKIEMSGGIRDDESLERVLSLRPARINLGTAALENPQWTHRVIAEHGDLIAVGLDVRGTTLAARGWTEEGGDLWEVLERLEADGCARYVVTDVTKDGTLRGPNTELLAEVARRTDKPVVASGGISSLEDIAALRELVPSGVEGAIVGKALYAGRFTLAQALDVAGRPGA is encoded by the coding sequence ATGACAGAGAACACCGACCGTCGGCTCGAGCTGCTGCCCGCCGTGGACGTCCAGGGCGGACAGGCCGTCCGACTCGTCCAGGGCGAGGCGGGCTCCGAGACGGGCTACGGCGATCCGCTGGAGGCCGCGCGTGCGTGGCAGGACGCGGGCGCCGAGTGGCTGCACCTGGTGGACCTGGACGCCGCGTTCGGGCGCGGGGACAACATCGAGGTGCTGCGCCACGTGGCCGAGAACCTGGACCTGAAGATCGAGATGTCCGGCGGGATCCGTGACGACGAGTCCCTGGAGCGCGTGCTGTCCCTGCGCCCGGCCCGCATCAACCTGGGCACGGCCGCGCTGGAGAACCCGCAGTGGACCCACCGCGTGATCGCCGAGCACGGGGACCTCATCGCCGTGGGACTGGACGTGCGGGGCACCACGCTCGCCGCGCGCGGCTGGACCGAGGAGGGCGGGGACCTGTGGGAGGTTCTGGAGCGCCTCGAGGCGGACGGCTGCGCGCGCTATGTGGTCACGGACGTCACCAAGGACGGCACGCTGCGCGGGCCCAACACCGAGCTGCTCGCGGAGGTGGCCCGCCGCACGGACAAGCCCGTGGTGGCCTCCGGCGGGATCTCCTCGCTGGAGGACATCGCGGCCCTGCGCGAGCTGGTTCCCTCCGGTGTGGAGGGCGCCATCGTGGGCAAGGCCCTGTACGCGGGCAGGTTCACGCTCGCGCAGGCGCTCGACGTCGCGGGTCGCCCCGGTGCCTGA
- the hisB gene encoding imidazoleglycerol-phosphate dehydratase HisB — protein sequence MSDTGTQFTAAPASPAPRTATVERVTSESSVRVSLNLDGTGVSHIETTVPFYDHMLTALSKHSLIDLDVHAHGDTHIDVHHTVEDTAIVLGEALREALGDKRGIRRFGQAVVPLDEALASAVVDVSGRPYVVHTGEPEGQQYHLIGGHFTGSMTRHVLESLAHHAQLCLHMDVVRGRDPHHIVEAQFKALARALREAVEPDPRMADAIPSTKGAL from the coding sequence ATGAGCGATACCGGCACACAGTTCACGGCCGCACCGGCATCCCCCGCGCCGCGCACCGCCACGGTGGAGCGCGTCACGAGCGAGTCTTCGGTGCGGGTGAGCCTGAACCTGGACGGCACCGGGGTCTCGCACATCGAGACCACGGTGCCCTTCTACGACCACATGCTCACGGCCCTGTCCAAGCACTCCTTGATCGACCTGGACGTTCACGCCCACGGCGACACCCACATCGACGTCCACCACACCGTGGAGGACACCGCCATCGTGCTGGGAGAGGCCCTGCGTGAGGCGCTCGGGGACAAGCGCGGCATCCGGCGCTTCGGCCAGGCCGTGGTGCCCCTGGACGAGGCACTGGCCTCGGCCGTCGTGGACGTCTCCGGGCGTCCCTACGTGGTGCACACGGGGGAGCCGGAGGGTCAGCAGTACCACCTGATCGGGGGGCACTTCACGGGCTCCATGACCCGTCACGTGCTCGAGTCCCTCGCCCACCACGCCCAGCTGTGCCTGCACATGGACGTGGTCCGCGGCCGGGACCCGCACCACATCGTGGAGGCGCAGTTCAAGGCCCTGGCCCGTGCGCTGCGCGAGGCTGTGGAGCCGGACCCCCGGATGGCGGATGCCATTCCCTCCACCAAGGGCGCGCTGTGA
- a CDS encoding histidinol-phosphate transaminase encodes MSPYGAPQLEVRVALNTNENTHPVPPGVVEAITRGVQAAASSLNRYPDRDFTALRESLASYLGHGLTRENLWAANGSNEILQQILQAFGGPGRSLLSFVPTYSMYPLLALGTGTAFIEGERDTDFSLDADSAARQVREHAPDVVFLCSPNNPTGTALDLDVVSAVYEAGEATQTVVVVDEAYAEFARQGTPSALTLLEGRPRLIVSRTMSKAFALAGARLGYFAAAPHVADAMRLVRLPYHLSSVTQATALAALAHHPELLATVEDVKAQRDRIVSELTRLGLTPAVSDSNFVFFDCAGDAHAMWQGLLDRGVLVRDVGIPGHLRVTAGTEEETTAFLAAVRACLATA; translated from the coding sequence ATGTCCCCTTACGGGGCCCCGCAGCTGGAGGTTCGGGTGGCGCTGAACACCAACGAGAACACCCACCCCGTCCCGCCGGGCGTCGTCGAGGCCATCACCCGGGGCGTGCAGGCGGCTGCGTCGTCCCTCAACCGGTACCCGGACCGGGACTTCACCGCTCTGCGCGAGTCCCTGGCCTCGTACCTGGGTCACGGGCTCACCCGTGAGAACCTGTGGGCCGCCAACGGGTCCAACGAGATCCTGCAGCAGATCCTGCAGGCCTTCGGTGGTCCGGGACGGTCCTTGCTCAGCTTCGTTCCCACTTACTCGATGTACCCGCTGCTCGCGCTCGGCACGGGCACCGCGTTCATCGAGGGGGAGCGGGACACCGATTTCTCCCTCGACGCGGACTCCGCCGCCCGCCAGGTGCGCGAGCACGCGCCCGACGTCGTGTTCTTGTGCTCCCCGAACAACCCCACCGGCACCGCGCTCGACCTCGACGTCGTCTCGGCCGTGTACGAGGCGGGGGAGGCCACGCAGACCGTCGTGGTCGTGGACGAGGCCTATGCGGAGTTCGCGCGCCAGGGCACCCCCTCGGCCCTGACCCTGCTGGAGGGGCGGCCCCGGCTGATCGTCTCCCGCACCATGAGCAAGGCCTTCGCGCTGGCCGGGGCCCGCCTGGGGTACTTCGCCGCCGCACCGCACGTGGCGGACGCCATGCGTCTGGTCCGGCTTCCGTACCACCTGTCCTCGGTCACGCAGGCCACGGCCCTTGCCGCGCTCGCGCACCACCCGGAGCTGCTCGCGACCGTCGAGGACGTCAAGGCCCAGCGGGACCGCATCGTCTCGGAGCTCACCCGGCTCGGGCTCACCCCGGCGGTGTCCGACTCCAACTTCGTGTTCTTCGACTGCGCGGGGGACGCCCACGCCATGTGGCAGGGACTGCTGGACCGGGGGGTGCTCGTGCGGGATGTCGGGATCCCCGGCCACCTCCGGGTCACCGCCGGCACCGAGGAGGAGACCACCGCGTTCCTCGCCGCGGTGCGTGCGTGCCTCGCCACCGCATGA
- a CDS encoding SseB family protein: MPDDAARPLPPHIAAQLRSAGGPTDTGGQAWEGRNLGEGTSHTHQFPDDPGTADPDLAAALDAWRAGRAGEQDVVGALPGVRVFVPIVAQVFRSQITRDGLVSDKEADMALVSLQASDGRQALPVFTSTRALSAWNGEARPVAAELRRAALSAVQDGSSLLVVDPASDPAFVVRRPALWALAQGREWTPSYRDFAVDDAVTRAAVGIPGIVSALAGPGRGVDAVRGDAAVLRGGGEGPELTVSLQLRPGLPETEVAAAVQGFQEALAAEQIMAESVDSVQLRLTS; encoded by the coding sequence GTGCCTGACGACGCCGCCCGCCCCCTTCCTCCGCACATCGCCGCCCAGCTGCGCTCGGCCGGCGGCCCCACGGACACGGGTGGTCAGGCGTGGGAGGGCCGCAACCTCGGTGAGGGCACGAGCCACACGCACCAGTTCCCCGACGACCCCGGGACTGCCGATCCGGACCTGGCCGCCGCGCTCGACGCGTGGCGTGCGGGTCGGGCGGGGGAGCAGGACGTCGTGGGCGCACTGCCCGGGGTGCGGGTGTTCGTCCCCATCGTGGCGCAGGTCTTCCGGTCCCAGATCACTCGGGACGGGCTCGTCTCGGACAAGGAGGCGGACATGGCGCTCGTGAGCCTGCAGGCCTCCGACGGCCGTCAGGCGCTTCCCGTGTTCACCTCCACCCGGGCGCTGAGCGCGTGGAACGGCGAGGCCCGTCCGGTGGCCGCGGAGCTGCGCAGGGCCGCACTGTCCGCGGTGCAGGACGGCTCGTCGCTGCTCGTGGTGGACCCGGCGTCGGACCCGGCGTTCGTGGTGCGGCGCCCCGCGCTGTGGGCGCTCGCGCAGGGGCGTGAGTGGACGCCGTCGTACCGGGACTTCGCGGTGGACGACGCCGTGACCCGCGCCGCCGTGGGGATCCCCGGCATCGTCTCGGCGCTCGCGGGCCCCGGCAGGGGCGTCGACGCCGTGCGGGGTGACGCCGCGGTGCTGCGCGGCGGGGGAGAGGGCCCGGAGCTCACCGTGTCCCTGCAGCTGCGGCCCGGGTTGCCCGAGACCGAGGTGGCCGCTGCCGTGCAGGGCTTCCAGGAGGCACTGGCCGCGGAGCAGATCATGGCCGAGAGCGTGGACTCGGTCCAGCTGCGGCTGACCTCCTGA
- the lexA gene encoding transcriptional repressor LexA, translated as MSTTSPAQQTPGPRAGALSDRQAKILGAVQRSIADRGYPPSMREIGDIVGLASLSSVTHQLGQLEKWGYLRRDPRRPRAMEVLRPLSQQELDRHLGAAESAGEQSPSGASVSPLVPTMSAVPAVDEDAAMVPVPLVGRIAAGGPITAEQSVEGVYSLPRQFVGHGQLFMLRVSGDSMIDAAICDGDWVVVRQQNSAENGDVVAALLDDEATVKTFRQRDGHTWLLPQNTRYEPILGDHATVMGKVVSVFRSL; from the coding sequence GTGAGCACCACTTCCCCGGCTCAGCAGACACCCGGCCCGCGCGCTGGAGCACTCTCCGACCGTCAGGCCAAGATCCTCGGCGCCGTGCAGCGCTCGATTGCGGACCGGGGGTACCCGCCGTCCATGCGCGAGATCGGCGACATCGTGGGGCTGGCCTCGCTCTCGAGCGTCACCCACCAGCTCGGCCAGCTGGAGAAGTGGGGGTACCTGCGCCGGGACCCGCGCCGACCGCGCGCCATGGAGGTGCTGCGCCCGCTCAGCCAGCAGGAGCTCGACCGCCACCTGGGAGCCGCGGAGTCCGCGGGTGAGCAGTCCCCCTCCGGCGCCTCAGTGTCGCCCCTGGTGCCCACCATGTCCGCGGTGCCCGCGGTCGACGAGGACGCCGCCATGGTCCCGGTGCCTCTCGTGGGACGGATCGCGGCCGGCGGGCCCATCACCGCCGAGCAGTCTGTCGAGGGGGTCTACTCCCTGCCCCGGCAGTTCGTGGGCCACGGCCAGCTGTTCATGCTCAGGGTCTCCGGCGACTCCATGATCGACGCCGCCATCTGCGACGGGGACTGGGTGGTCGTGCGGCAGCAGAACTCCGCGGAGAACGGGGACGTGGTGGCCGCGCTGCTCGACGACGAGGCCACCGTGAAAACCTTCCGACAGCGGGACGGCCACACCTGGCTGCTGCCGCAGAACACCCGCTACGAGCCCATCCTGGGCGACCACGCCACGGTGATGGGCAAGGTCGTGTCGGTGTTCCGCTCCCTGTGA
- a CDS encoding ATP-dependent DNA helicase: protein MSAPFVDESGKDVSDVRPESLPGGADALELLDAAVTALGGQRRDGQRFMAAKVAEALQTHRHLLVQAGTGTGKSLAYLIPALVHARSSDKPVVVATATLALQSQITGRDVPRLLDALEDELHERPDVALLKGRSNYACLHKVEGGYPEEEDAALFSVPGGEPCTDRPLGGLAQQVVRLREWVEITDTGDRDDIHPGVSDAAWRQVSVTAKECLGRKCPLVEQCFAERARAQAGEADIVITNHALLAINAFEGLAVLPEHDVVIVDEAHELRDRVTGAVTASLSAAAVRAAGTAVRKHTAASSDALERAAQAFDKAFDDEQSGLLPRGFTEEQVYAVRGIQDAARTGLSETKGETKGEDAGRHAARSRLSELLDTADRVLGADTTHDVLWVSRVGRWSPTEGYVGTDAGEPATLNIAPLSVAGPLREGLFDGRTVVLTSATLAVGSSFSSVAGSLGLQGPGAPSWRGVDVGSPFDYRRQGILYVAKHLPKPSRGVAGEQLDELLALLEASGGGALGLFSSRRAAEDAAEALRERTELPILCQGDASLPSLVKDFTDDPAASLFGTMSLWQGVDVPGQSCRLVVIDRIPFPRPDDPLGTARTRAAERAGGNGFMTVSASHAAVRLAQGAGRLIRASGDRGVVAVLDSRLATARYGSFLARSLPPLWPTTDRSTVLGALQRLNRS from the coding sequence ATGAGTGCGCCGTTCGTCGACGAGTCCGGGAAGGACGTCTCGGACGTCCGCCCGGAGTCCCTGCCCGGCGGCGCGGACGCCCTGGAGCTTCTCGATGCCGCCGTGACCGCCCTCGGGGGGCAGCGCCGCGACGGACAGCGCTTCATGGCGGCGAAGGTCGCCGAGGCCCTGCAGACCCACCGCCACCTGCTCGTGCAGGCGGGCACGGGCACGGGCAAGTCGCTCGCCTACCTGATCCCCGCGCTGGTCCACGCCCGCAGCTCGGACAAGCCCGTGGTGGTCGCCACCGCCACACTGGCACTGCAGTCGCAGATCACCGGGCGAGACGTCCCCCGGCTGCTCGACGCCCTGGAGGACGAGCTGCACGAACGTCCGGACGTCGCCCTGCTCAAGGGACGCTCGAACTACGCGTGCCTGCACAAGGTCGAGGGCGGCTACCCGGAGGAGGAGGACGCCGCCCTGTTCAGCGTCCCCGGGGGCGAGCCCTGCACAGACCGGCCGCTCGGCGGGCTCGCCCAGCAGGTCGTGCGGCTGCGCGAGTGGGTCGAGATCACCGACACGGGGGACCGGGACGACATCCACCCCGGCGTCTCGGACGCCGCCTGGCGCCAGGTGTCCGTGACCGCGAAGGAGTGCCTCGGGCGGAAGTGCCCCCTCGTGGAGCAGTGCTTCGCGGAACGTGCCCGGGCCCAGGCGGGCGAGGCGGACATCGTGATCACCAACCACGCGCTGCTCGCGATCAACGCGTTCGAGGGACTCGCGGTGCTGCCGGAGCACGACGTGGTGATCGTGGACGAGGCGCACGAGCTGCGCGACCGCGTGACCGGGGCGGTCACGGCCTCGCTGTCCGCCGCGGCCGTGCGCGCGGCAGGAACGGCGGTGCGCAAGCACACCGCGGCGTCGAGCGATGCCCTCGAACGGGCCGCGCAGGCCTTCGACAAGGCGTTCGACGACGAGCAGTCTGGTCTGCTGCCGCGCGGGTTCACCGAGGAGCAGGTCTACGCCGTCCGGGGGATCCAGGACGCCGCGCGCACCGGTCTCAGTGAGACCAAGGGGGAGACCAAGGGCGAGGACGCCGGGCGCCACGCCGCGCGCTCGCGGCTGTCGGAGCTGCTGGACACCGCGGACCGCGTGCTCGGTGCGGACACCACCCACGACGTCCTGTGGGTCTCCCGCGTGGGCCGGTGGAGCCCCACGGAGGGGTACGTGGGAACCGACGCGGGAGAGCCCGCGACCCTCAACATCGCCCCGCTGAGCGTTGCGGGGCCCCTGCGGGAAGGTCTCTTCGACGGCCGGACCGTGGTGCTGACCTCCGCGACCCTGGCCGTGGGGTCCTCCTTCTCCTCGGTCGCCGGCTCCCTGGGTCTGCAGGGTCCGGGCGCGCCGTCGTGGCGGGGCGTGGACGTGGGCAGCCCCTTCGACTACCGGCGCCAGGGCATCCTCTACGTGGCCAAGCACCTGCCCAAGCCGAGCCGGGGCGTGGCCGGCGAGCAGCTGGACGAGCTGCTGGCCCTGCTGGAGGCATCGGGGGGCGGTGCTCTGGGGCTCTTCTCGTCACGGCGTGCCGCGGAGGACGCCGCCGAGGCCCTGCGCGAACGCACGGAGCTCCCGATCCTGTGCCAGGGGGACGCATCGCTGCCGTCCCTCGTGAAGGACTTCACGGACGACCCCGCGGCCAGCCTGTTCGGCACCATGAGCCTGTGGCAGGGCGTGGACGTGCCGGGTCAGTCCTGCCGCCTGGTGGTGATCGACCGGATCCCGTTCCCGCGCCCGGACGACCCCCTGGGGACCGCGCGGACCCGTGCGGCCGAGCGCGCCGGGGGCAACGGCTTCATGACGGTCTCCGCATCCCACGCCGCCGTGCGGCTCGCGCAGGGCGCGGGGCGGTTGATCCGGGCGAGCGGGGACCGGGGTGTGGTGGCGGTGCTGGACTCCCGGCTGGCCACCGCACGCTACGGCTCGTTCCTGGCCCGCTCGCTGCCCCCGCTGTGGCCGACCACGGACAGGAGCACCGTGCTGGGCGCCCTGCAGCGGCTGAACCGGTCCTGA
- the hisH gene encoding imidazole glycerol phosphate synthase subunit HisH: MSAAPAPAREGDGAQDAPSVVVLDYGAGNVRSAVRALEAAGARVRLSAEPRDVLDADGLVVPGVGAFEAVMQGLRAVDAPRLIDRRISGGRPVLGICVGLQVMFERGVEHGEQTEGLGQWPGTVERLDAPVVPHMGWNTVRAPQDSVLFRGLQDERFYFVHSYGVQQWEFDQSIPVMTPPAVTWSEHGAPFVAAVENGPLSATQFHPEKSSHAGIALLRNWLSTLPRTGRLDDRVPEPGTEVTA; the protein is encoded by the coding sequence GTGAGCGCGGCACCGGCCCCCGCGCGGGAGGGCGACGGCGCGCAGGACGCACCGAGCGTCGTCGTGCTCGACTACGGGGCGGGCAACGTGCGCTCCGCGGTCCGGGCCCTGGAAGCGGCCGGGGCGCGGGTGCGGCTCAGCGCGGAGCCCCGGGACGTCCTGGACGCGGACGGGCTCGTGGTGCCCGGCGTCGGCGCGTTCGAGGCCGTCATGCAGGGGCTGCGGGCCGTGGACGCACCGCGGCTGATCGACCGGCGGATCAGTGGGGGCCGCCCGGTCCTGGGCATCTGCGTGGGTCTGCAGGTGATGTTCGAGCGCGGTGTGGAGCACGGGGAGCAGACCGAGGGGCTCGGCCAGTGGCCGGGCACCGTGGAGCGGCTCGACGCACCCGTGGTGCCCCACATGGGGTGGAACACGGTGCGGGCCCCGCAGGACTCGGTGCTCTTCCGTGGTCTGCAGGACGAGCGGTTCTACTTCGTGCACTCCTACGGGGTGCAGCAGTGGGAGTTCGACCAGAGCATCCCGGTGATGACCCCGCCCGCGGTCACGTGGTCCGAGCACGGCGCCCCCTTCGTGGCCGCCGTGGAGAACGGCCCCCTGAGCGCCACCCAGTTCCACCCGGAGAAGTCCTCGCACGCGGGGATCGCCCTGCTGCGCAACTGGCTCTCCACCCTGCCCCGCACGGGCAGGCTCGACGACAGGGTCCCCGAGCCCGGGACGGAGGTGACCGCATGA
- a CDS encoding DUF1844 domain-containing protein, whose product MSEQPRPERFEFAANPSAGTTEQAPAADATGLPPEALEEVGHQMRDIAEVPAVEVITTAAVHLMSAAAVKCGLAAEEDAEELRDLDEARKLITALAGFVTAAAPEIGSQHAGPLRDGLKSLQLAFREASPFPDAPGAGPGEKFTGPVYG is encoded by the coding sequence ATGTCCGAGCAACCGCGCCCCGAGCGCTTCGAATTCGCCGCCAACCCGTCAGCCGGAACCACCGAGCAGGCCCCCGCCGCCGACGCCACGGGCCTCCCGCCGGAGGCGCTGGAGGAGGTCGGGCACCAGATGCGGGACATCGCCGAGGTTCCAGCCGTGGAGGTCATCACCACGGCCGCGGTGCACCTGATGAGTGCCGCGGCGGTCAAGTGCGGGCTCGCCGCGGAGGAGGACGCCGAGGAGCTCAGGGACCTCGACGAGGCCCGCAAGCTCATCACCGCCCTCGCCGGTTTCGTCACGGCGGCCGCACCCGAGATCGGGTCCCAGCACGCGGGACCGCTGCGCGACGGGCTTAAGTCCCTGCAGCTGGCCTTCCGCGAGGCGTCCCCGTTCCCCGATGCCCCCGGTGCCGGCCCGGGCGAGAAGTTCACCGGCCCCGTCTACGGCTGA
- a CDS encoding LysM peptidoglycan-binding domain-containing protein — protein sequence MRGVSAAEARPAGSVDSAAGAVLRLTRRGRFLLIGLPVVTGAAALLVVAAVFLLPPTVHASTDAVGAPVTHSVTVQSRQSLWEIAVAADPQRDPREVMRDIAELNGLTSPDLSAGQVLEVPSR from the coding sequence GTGCGGGGAGTCTCCGCCGCTGAGGCCCGTCCGGCGGGCTCCGTGGACTCCGCCGCGGGGGCCGTCCTCCGACTGACCCGTCGGGGCCGGTTCCTGCTGATCGGTCTGCCGGTGGTCACGGGTGCTGCGGCGCTGCTCGTGGTGGCCGCGGTGTTCCTGCTGCCTCCTACCGTGCACGCCTCCACCGATGCGGTGGGAGCCCCGGTCACGCACAGCGTGACGGTCCAGTCCCGGCAGAGCCTGTGGGAGATCGCCGTGGCGGCGGATCCGCAGCGGGACCCCCGCGAGGTCATGCGTGACATCGCTGAGCTCAACGGCCTGACCTCCCCGGACCTCTCCGCGGGGCAGGTCCTGGAAGTGCCGTCCCGATAG
- the rpmI gene encoding 50S ribosomal protein L35, with amino-acid sequence MPKMKTHSGAKKRFKLTGSGKVKRQQANRRHYLEHKSSRLTRRLAGDQIVSTPGEAKAIKRMLGK; translated from the coding sequence ATGCCGAAGATGAAGACCCACAGCGGAGCCAAGAAGCGCTTCAAGCTCACCGGCTCGGGCAAGGTCAAGCGCCAGCAGGCCAACCGCCGCCACTACCTGGAGCACAAGTCCTCCCGCCTGACCCGCCGCCTCGCGGGCGACCAGATCGTCTCCACCCCGGGCGAGGCCAAGGCCATCAAGCGGATGCTGGGCAAGTAA
- the rplT gene encoding 50S ribosomal protein L20 — protein sequence MARVKRAVNAHKKRREVLEKASGYRGQRSRLYRKAKEQMLHSYTYSYNDRRKKKGDFRRLWIQRINAASRANGLTYNRFIQGLKAAEVEVDRRMLAELAVSDENAFAALVQVAKDALPEDTSAPRTAA from the coding sequence GTGGCACGTGTGAAGCGGGCAGTCAACGCCCACAAGAAGCGTCGGGAAGTTCTGGAGAAGGCGTCGGGCTACCGCGGTCAGCGTTCGCGGCTGTACCGCAAGGCCAAGGAGCAGATGCTCCACTCGTACACCTACTCCTACAACGATCGCCGCAAGAAGAAGGGCGATTTCCGTCGGCTGTGGATCCAGCGCATCAACGCCGCGTCCCGCGCCAACGGCCTGACCTACAACCGCTTCATCCAGGGCCTCAAGGCCGCTGAGGTCGAGGTGGACCGTCGCATGCTGGCCGAGCTGGCCGTGAGCGACGAGAACGCGTTCGCGGCCCTGGTGCAGGTGGCCAAGGACGCCCTGCCGGAGGACACCTCCGCGCCGCGCACCGCCGCCTGA
- the infC gene encoding translation initiation factor IF-3 — MRWQSHPRGNPRTQEIGISDPRINDRIRVPEVRLVGPGGEQVGIVRVQDALRLARESDLDLVEVAPNAKPPVAKLMDFGKYKYEAAVKARESRKNQANTVLKEVRFRLKIDTHDYETKVGHAKRFLSAGDKVKAMIQFRGREQQRPAMGVRLLERLAEDVAEVGVVETAPRVDGRNMVMVIGPLKNKAEARAEARKQQQRDKSKSENQRKQRVDTSSPETVTQSIGDAFPAELRDAASSPAEDQTVESAPLAPEDEVTATVAPASGSEEQTATPAEQAPAEKPATAPTEQGTADKPAAPKPAAGKPAAPKPAAGKPAAPKPGARKPGPAAK, encoded by the coding sequence TTGCGGTGGCAGTCCCACCCACGGGGAAACCCACGAACTCAGGAGATTGGCATTAGCGATCCACGTATCAATGACAGAATCCGTGTCCCGGAAGTCCGTCTCGTCGGACCTGGCGGCGAGCAGGTCGGCATCGTGCGCGTTCAGGACGCGCTGCGGCTAGCCCGTGAATCGGATCTCGATCTGGTCGAGGTCGCCCCGAACGCCAAGCCTCCCGTGGCCAAGCTCATGGACTTCGGCAAGTACAAGTACGAAGCCGCGGTCAAGGCCCGTGAGTCCCGCAAGAACCAGGCCAACACGGTGCTCAAGGAAGTGCGTTTCCGTCTGAAGATCGACACGCACGACTACGAGACCAAGGTGGGCCACGCCAAACGGTTCCTCTCCGCGGGTGACAAGGTCAAGGCCATGATCCAGTTCCGCGGCCGTGAGCAGCAGCGCCCCGCGATGGGTGTGCGCCTGCTCGAGCGGCTCGCGGAAGACGTCGCCGAGGTCGGTGTCGTGGAGACCGCGCCCCGCGTGGACGGACGCAACATGGTCATGGTCATCGGGCCGCTCAAGAACAAGGCGGAGGCCCGGGCCGAGGCCCGCAAGCAGCAGCAGCGGGATAAGTCCAAGTCGGAGAACCAGCGCAAGCAGCGCGTGGACACCTCCTCGCCCGAGACGGTGACCCAGTCGATCGGGGACGCGTTCCCCGCCGAGCTGCGCGACGCGGCGTCGTCGCCCGCCGAGGACCAGACCGTGGAGAGTGCCCCCCTGGCCCCCGAGGACGAGGTCACGGCCACCGTGGCACCGGCCAGCGGGTCCGAGGAGCAGACCGCCACCCCGGCGGAGCAGGCCCCGGCCGAGAAGCCCGCCACGGCGCCGACCGAGCAGGGCACGGCGGACAAGCCCGCCGCCCCGAAGCCCGCGGCCGGCAAGCCTGCGGCGCCGAAGCCTGCGGCCGGCAAGCCTGCCGCGCCCAAGCCGGGTGCGCGCAAGCCCGGCCCCGCCGCCAAGTAG